The following proteins are co-located in the Diaphorobacter sp. HDW4B genome:
- a CDS encoding ABC transporter substrate-binding protein, whose protein sequence is MKKIFASVATAVALCAAVSVQARPLDAIQKAGSITMGSEGQYAPFNFFKGKQLTGYEIDVAEAVAKKMNLKYEWKTVGFDALLTGLAQDRWDLVIASHGITEERAKAVTFTLPHYCSGGIIVSLNPAIKSAADLAGKVVAVQTGTSYLEHVKKVPGVKEVKNFPTDEAARSALASKRVDAWVTDRFVAKEMLAKAPKAGFKTGDMLFIEQIAAAVSKGNTPLADAYNTALKALIADGTIGKISQKYFQEDVTCK, encoded by the coding sequence ATGAAGAAGATTTTTGCATCCGTCGCCACCGCCGTGGCTCTGTGCGCCGCTGTTTCCGTGCAAGCACGCCCACTCGACGCCATCCAGAAGGCCGGCAGCATCACGATGGGCTCGGAAGGCCAATACGCGCCGTTCAACTTCTTCAAGGGCAAGCAGCTCACGGGCTACGAAATCGACGTGGCCGAAGCCGTGGCCAAGAAGATGAACCTCAAGTACGAGTGGAAGACCGTGGGTTTCGACGCGCTGCTGACCGGCCTGGCCCAGGACCGCTGGGATCTGGTGATCGCCTCGCACGGCATCACCGAAGAGCGCGCCAAGGCCGTGACCTTCACGCTGCCCCACTACTGCTCGGGCGGCATCATCGTGTCGCTGAACCCTGCGATCAAGTCCGCCGCCGATCTGGCTGGCAAGGTGGTGGCCGTGCAGACCGGCACCAGCTACCTTGAACACGTCAAGAAGGTTCCCGGCGTGAAGGAAGTGAAGAACTTCCCGACCGACGAAGCCGCTCGCAGCGCGCTGGCTTCCAAGCGCGTGGACGCCTGGGTGACCGACCGTTTCGTCGCCAAGGAAATGCTGGCCAAGGCCCCCAAGGCGGGCTTCAAGACCGGCGACATGCTGTTCATCGAGCAGATCGCCGCGGCCGTCTCCAAGGGCAACACGCCTCTGGCCGACGCCTACAACACCGCACTGAAGGCGTTGATCGCCGACGGCACGATCGGCAAGATCTCGCAGAAGTATTTCCAGGAAGACGTGACCTGCAAGTAA
- a CDS encoding amino acid ABC transporter permease, translated as MLLALWPAHWSRTQRSNATLVAALVLMVLVLALLGQFLSFFPEPIGSNAAFFAEGALTTLYLTIVSGIVGIVLGTASALARTSRMAWLRWVAGIYIWAVRGTPLLVQILFVYFALPVLVPGLNLPDFAAAVVALGLNVGAYNSEAIRAGLLAVPRGQTEAARALGLPKSRVFLDVVFPQAFKISLPPLVSNFVALLKDSSLAYAIGVVELTNVGNRVQSATFQPVETLVTVAITYLILTTLVTQVSAAIEYRFDVEGRVK; from the coding sequence ATGCTTCTTGCCCTCTGGCCCGCACACTGGAGCCGCACCCAGCGCAGCAATGCAACGCTGGTGGCGGCTTTGGTGTTGATGGTGCTGGTTCTTGCACTGCTCGGCCAGTTCCTTTCGTTTTTCCCCGAGCCCATCGGCTCCAACGCTGCTTTCTTCGCCGAAGGCGCGCTGACCACGCTGTACCTCACCATCGTGAGCGGCATCGTCGGCATCGTGCTCGGCACCGCATCGGCGCTGGCTCGCACCTCGCGCATGGCGTGGCTGCGCTGGGTCGCCGGCATCTACATCTGGGCCGTTCGCGGCACGCCGCTGCTGGTGCAGATCCTGTTCGTCTACTTCGCCCTGCCCGTGCTGGTGCCGGGCCTGAACCTGCCCGACTTTGCCGCCGCCGTCGTCGCGCTCGGCCTGAACGTGGGCGCGTACAACTCCGAGGCCATCCGTGCCGGTCTGCTGGCCGTGCCGCGCGGTCAGACCGAAGCCGCCCGTGCGCTCGGCCTGCCCAAGAGCCGCGTGTTCCTCGACGTGGTGTTTCCGCAGGCTTTCAAGATTTCGCTGCCGCCGCTGGTGAGCAACTTCGTGGCGCTGCTCAAGGATTCGTCGCTGGCCTACGCCATCGGCGTGGTCGAACTCACCAACGTGGGCAACCGCGTGCAGTCCGCCACCTTCCAGCCGGTGGAAACGCTGGTGACTGTGGCGATCACCTACCTGATCCTGACCACGCTGGTCACCCAGGTGTCGGCAGCCATCGAATACCGCTTCGACGTGGAGGGCCGCGTCAAATGA